AAAGAAAAGATTCGCTTGGCGCGCTCGGAAAAGAAAAGCCCGACGATCTCGCTTGAAGAAAAAATGAGCGCGGCGTCTCTTTTCCGTGAAGAGTCCGCCGCGCCGAAAGATACCGCGCTCGTTTTTACCGAAGATTGATCATCCCCTATTCTTATCGAGAAGCTCTTGTTTGAGGTTGAAAAGTTTTTCCGAAAGGTCCACTTTGAAGATCTCGGGGAGAGTTACGCGCTTGTATTGTTCCCAAAATCTCGAAGAACACTCCTTATGATAAGCGGCGATCTCCTTGATATCGGGCGAAAAATAAACCTGTTCGCCGCGATCGAAGACCTTGACCAAGAGTTCTTCGACGTAGTAATCCTCGATCGTCATTTTCTTCCAAGGATTTTCGGGATCGAAGATCGTGTAAGGCGAACCGTCGGGATTCTTTTCATCCATAAGCATAATAAGATCGGCGATCGCGCGATCCGTCTTTTTATCATAAAAACGAACGACCTTTTTAAGCCCCGGGTTGGTCACCTTTTCCGCGGTGTTACTGATCTTGATCTTCGGAATCAAGACGCCGCCGTCTTCGATCGCCGAGAGTTTATAGACGCCGCCGAGGCTCGGATTCGAAAAACTCGTGATGAGTTTCGTCCCGATCCCGTAGGTGTCGATCTTGGCGTTTTGGCTCTTCAATGCGATCAAAACGTTCTCGTCGATATCGCCGGAAGCGCAAATGATCGCGTCTTTATAGCCCGCCTCGTCGAGCATTTTACGCGCCGCGTTCGAAAGATACGCAAGGTCGCCGCTGTCGATACGGATACCGACGGGTTTATGCCCTTTTGCTTTGAGCTCGTCAAAGACTTTGATCGCGTTCGGAACGCCGCTCTTCAACGTGTTGTAGGTATCCACGAGAAGCAAGCAGTTATCGGGATAAAGTTCCGCATACTTTCTGAACGCCGTAAGCTCGTCGGGGAAAGACATGACCCAACTGTGCGCGTGCGTTCCCGCCACTTTGATGTTAAACATTTTTCCCGCGATCACGTTCGAAGTCGCGACGCAACCGCCGATGATCGCGGCGCGCGCGCCGTAGATGCCCGCGTCCGGTCCTTGCGCGCGGCGAAGACCGAATTCCAAAACCCCGGCGTTCGTGTTGTTCGCGATCTTAGAAGCCTTCGTCGCGATCAAGGTTTGGTGGTTGATTAAGGTCAAAAGCGCGGTTTCCACGAATTGCGCTTGGAAAATCGGCGCTTTAACGATCATCAAAGGTTCATACGGGAAAATGATGCTTCCCTCTTTGACGGCGTAAATATCGCCCGTAAAACGAAAATCTTTGAGCTCCGCCAAAAACTCTTCGTCAAAACAATTCAAAGAACGCAGATAGGCGATATCCTCTTCGTTAAAGCGAATGTTTTTGATATAGTCGATCGCCTGTTCGAGACCTGCGGCGACCGCGTAGGAGAGTTCTTCTCTGCCGCGGAAAAACAGGTCGAAGACGGCTTCGCGGTCTTTATTGCCGCATTTCATATAGCCGTACATCATCGTAAGCTCGTAAAAGTCCGTCAATAACGTTAGGTTTCTCATTGTTCCACTTCTCCTTTTTCATTTAGTATTCTCGGGGTTCCCGTTTTGATTTTTCCGATGCAGATCAAGATCGTTACGGCGAGAGAGATCGCCGCCGCGATCGCGCAACCCAAGACGCCGATACGAACGCTGCCCACGCTGACCGCATCCGAGCGGAAGATCTCCATGATCGCGCGCACGATCATATACCAAGTCAAATAACTCATAAAAGTTACGAGGTTCTTTTTCGATCGATAAAAGATAAAGAGGATCAACCCGAAACCGATCAGGTTCAAGACCATTTCATAAAAGAATGTCGCTTGAAACCAACCGCCTTCCGCATCGATATAGACGGCGATCGGGAAAACCTGCCAAGCCTCGCTCGTGATCGCTTTGCCGTAAAGCTCCTGATTCGCCCAGTTCCCCCACCTTCCGAGCGCTTGCCCGAGGACGACTCCGGGCGCGACCGCGTCCAACACCTCAGACATCGGGATCTTATTTCGCTTGCAGGCGATAAACGCGCCGAGCGCGCCGCCGGGGATCGCTCCGAGGATCGAGATCCCGCCGTTCCAGATCGCGAAGATATTTCCGAAATCCGCAAAGGAACGGACGACGAAATCTTTCGGATGGAAAAGGACGTAAGATAGGCGTGCGAAGAGAATTGCGATCGGCACCGCCCAAAGGAAAAGTTCGAGCATAAAATCAAAGGATATGCCCCTCTTTTTCGCCATAAGGCAGGCGACGACGTATCCGATCAAGATCGCGGACGTAATAAAGATACCGTACCAGCGGACGGACAGCGATCCGATTTCGAAAGCAACGGGATTGATGTTACACAGAATCATTTTTTTCTCCTTTTTTATCCGAATCGAACGGGTTTTCAGCGCGAGGATCGGGCGCGGGGATCGACGGGTCTTCGACCTCGCTCGACGAGCCGACTTCGGAGCGGGATTTTTGAGATCGCGCGAACGTCAGTTTATGGATCAATTTCATGATAAAGACTTCGATTTTATCGCTGTATTTGATCGTCAAAATCAAAAACAAAATGACGAGAATGATGATGAGTCCCCACAAAAGGAGCCACCAACCGCGAAGCGGGATCGAAACGATCCCTTTCGTCAAAAGGATCGTCGTCAAGGTCCCCACCGTTCGGGAAAAGATCTGCAAAAAGAAAAAGCCTAGATATGTATACGAAGTCATCCCCGCGAGGATGCATAGAAAATCATCCGGGAAGAACGGGAACAAAAACATATAAAACAAGACGATCTTATCC
Above is a genomic segment from Clostridia bacterium containing:
- a CDS encoding nicotinate phosphoribosyltransferase — translated: MRNLTLLTDFYELTMMYGYMKCGNKDREAVFDLFFRGREELSYAVAAGLEQAIDYIKNIRFNEEDIAYLRSLNCFDEEFLAELKDFRFTGDIYAVKEGSIIFPYEPLMIVKAPIFQAQFVETALLTLINHQTLIATKASKIANNTNAGVLEFGLRRAQGPDAGIYGARAAIIGGCVATSNVIAGKMFNIKVAGTHAHSWVMSFPDELTAFRKYAELYPDNCLLLVDTYNTLKSGVPNAIKVFDELKAKGHKPVGIRIDSGDLAYLSNAARKMLDEAGYKDAIICASGDIDENVLIALKSQNAKIDTYGIGTKLITSFSNPSLGGVYKLSAIEDGGVLIPKIKISNTAEKVTNPGLKKVVRFYDKKTDRAIADLIMLMDEKNPDGSPYTIFDPENPWKKMTIEDYYVEELLVKVFDRGEQVYFSPDIKEIAAYHKECSSRFWEQYKRVTLPEIFKVDLSEKLFNLKQELLDKNRG
- the lgt gene encoding prolipoprotein diacylglyceryl transferase — encoded protein: MILCNINPVAFEIGSLSVRWYGIFITSAILIGYVVACLMAKKRGISFDFMLELFLWAVPIAILFARLSYVLFHPKDFVVRSFADFGNIFAIWNGGISILGAIPGGALGAFIACKRNKIPMSEVLDAVAPGVVLGQALGRWGNWANQELYGKAITSEAWQVFPIAVYIDAEGGWFQATFFYEMVLNLIGFGLILFIFYRSKKNLVTFMSYLTWYMIVRAIMEIFRSDAVSVGSVRIGVLGCAIAAAISLAVTILICIGKIKTGTPRILNEKGEVEQ